The following are encoded in a window of Pseudomonadota bacterium genomic DNA:
- a CDS encoding Flp family type IVb pilin, whose amino-acid sequence MTKFTKSFMQNESGATAIEYGLIAALISIAAVVAISLVGTRLSRTFNRVATNLR is encoded by the coding sequence ATGACGAAATTTACCAAATCCTTCATGCAGAACGAATCCGGCGCAACCGCTATCGAGTACGGCCTGATCGCCGCCCTCATCTCGATTGCTGCCGTTGTTGCAATCTCGCTCGTCGGCACCCGTCTGAGCCGTACGTTCAACCGCGTAGCAACGAACCTCCGCTAG
- a CDS encoding Flp family type IVb pilin has product MKKFLMSQDGATSIEYAVIAACIFLAIVLAVSLLGGGTKTLWENRVAKPVTESM; this is encoded by the coding sequence GTGAAAAAATTTCTAATGAGTCAGGATGGCGCCACCTCGATCGAATATGCTGTGATCGCTGCATGCATATTCCTGGCTATCGTGCTTGCAGTCAGCCTTCTGGGCGGCGGCACAAAAACGCTCTGGGAAAATAGAGTCGCCAAGCCCGTCACCGAAAGCATGTAA
- a CDS encoding calcium-binding protein, producing MAIINNTNKLSYSATTPAEVILPLPTEPTSGYAVINGTTAAESIYITPASTLVHANGGNDTVYGNIGNDYIALGATGNGTIYAWSGNDTVSGNVGNDLIAGDAGNDVIYSNAGNDTVFGGIGVDYIVAGAGNDIVSGDEGNDTLFGQDGNDSIYGVTGNDLIYGGAGVNLIYGGDDNDTIIAGNAGDFISGDLGNDIIYGGTGNDGIYGGSGDDVIIGNGGNDIIGGDAGNDDIYGGAGNDAVYGGEGRDVIRGYGGFDALYGGAGNDIISGGQVSSVLNGGTGDDIIYGGNGWNVLIGDTGNDIIRAGSGNDTIYGDAGDDKLYGGAGDDTIFGGELNSSIAGNDSIYGGAGNDHLVGDWHNDNMYGGAGNDTMYGEEDLDLIYGGAGDDDLYAGDSADTVYGGSGNDLVHGEQGTDLIYGGSGCETIYAGDENDTVYGGSEGDTVFGDNQNDRIYGGTGDDFLYGGNGEDRILGDAGDDCIHGDGNKDIAYGGAGNDFLYGEDGNDILIGDDGSDTIRGGADNDYLTGGAGTDYFVFTNTAATLGSATDIVFGNDIITDFHIGEDRIAFEGGTSGALAYWTDITAHLSDNAQGNAVITFNDHTSVTLVGIHANQLSVSDFMVS from the coding sequence ATGGCCATCATTAATAACACCAATAAGCTCAGCTACTCGGCAACGACCCCGGCAGAAGTCATCCTGCCCCTGCCGACAGAGCCGACCAGCGGCTATGCCGTGATTAATGGCACCACCGCGGCAGAAAGCATCTACATCACCCCCGCCAGCACCCTTGTGCACGCCAACGGCGGCAACGACACCGTCTACGGCAACATCGGCAACGACTACATCGCCCTTGGCGCCACCGGCAACGGCACCATCTACGCCTGGAGCGGTAACGACACCGTCAGCGGCAATGTCGGCAACGACCTCATCGCCGGCGACGCCGGGAATGACGTGATCTACAGCAACGCTGGCAACGACACCGTCTTTGGCGGCATCGGCGTGGATTACATCGTCGCAGGCGCCGGCAACGATATCGTCAGCGGCGACGAAGGCAACGACACCCTCTTCGGCCAGGACGGCAACGACAGCATCTACGGCGTCACCGGCAACGACCTCATCTACGGCGGCGCAGGCGTCAACCTGATCTATGGTGGCGACGACAACGACACCATCATCGCTGGCAACGCAGGCGACTTCATCAGCGGTGATCTCGGCAACGACATCATCTATGGCGGCACCGGCAACGACGGCATCTACGGCGGCAGCGGCGACGATGTGATCATCGGCAATGGCGGCAACGACATCATCGGCGGCGACGCCGGTAACGACGACATCTACGGCGGCGCCGGCAACGACGCCGTCTATGGCGGCGAAGGCCGCGATGTGATCCGCGGCTACGGCGGCTTCGATGCGCTTTACGGCGGCGCTGGTAACGATATCATCAGCGGCGGCCAGGTATCGAGCGTGCTCAACGGCGGCACCGGCGACGATATTATCTACGGCGGTAACGGCTGGAACGTGCTGATCGGCGACACCGGCAACGACATCATCCGCGCGGGTAGCGGTAACGACACCATCTACGGCGATGCGGGCGACGATAAACTCTATGGCGGCGCTGGCGACGACACCATCTTCGGCGGCGAACTCAACAGCTCGATCGCCGGCAACGACAGCATCTATGGCGGCGCAGGCAACGATCACCTCGTCGGTGACTGGCATAACGACAATATGTATGGCGGTGCTGGCAACGACACGATGTACGGCGAGGAAGACCTCGACCTGATCTACGGCGGCGCCGGCGACGATGACCTCTATGCCGGCGACAGCGCCGACACCGTCTACGGCGGCAGCGGCAACGACCTCGTCCACGGCGAGCAAGGCACCGATCTGATCTACGGCGGCAGCGGCTGTGAGACCATCTATGCCGGTGATGAAAACGACACCGTCTACGGTGGCAGCGAGGGCGACACCGTCTTTGGCGATAACCAGAACGATCGGATCTACGGCGGCACCGGCGACGACTTCCTCTACGGTGGTAACGGTGAAGACCGTATCCTTGGCGACGCTGGTGACGATTGCATCCACGGTGATGGCAACAAAGACATTGCCTACGGTGGCGCAGGCAACGACTTCCTTTACGGCGAAGATGGCAACGACATCCTCATCGGTGACGATGGCAGCGATACCATCCGCGGCGGTGCCGATAATGACTATCTCACCGGCGGCGCAGGCACCGATTATTTCGTCTTCACCAACACCGCTGCCACCCTTGGCTCGGCCACGGATATCGTCTTCGGTAACGACATCATCACCGATTTCCATATCGGCGAAGATCGTATCGCTTTCGAAGGCGGCACTTCTGGTGCGCTCGCCTACTGGACAGACATCACCGCACACCTGAGCGATAATGCGCAGGGCAATGCGGTGATTACCTTCAACGACCATACCTCGGTCACCCTGGTCGGCATCCATGCCAACCAGCTCAGCGTGAGCGACTTCATGGTCAGCTAA
- the rimK gene encoding 30S ribosomal protein S6--L-glutamate ligase, translated as MLITQKLIIGKEEWCALPELHLPAVKARIDSGARTSALHAENIHIYTSRGEKWVRFDINPIQKDRKITVQCRAPLVDERDVKSSSGHTERRAVIETSVRIGTVVQTIQLTLTNRDALGYRMLLGREAMQGRMLIDPEKSFTQGMLSDIEARHFYREDIATENGGLRIAVLASDRELYSNKRIMDAGRERGHTMRFINIQHCYMNVSMDDPEIHYRGGEILSQFDAVIPRIRPAITFYGCAVLRQFEISNAYCLNGAVGITRSRDKLRTLQMLAQKSIPMPVTSFAHSPQETSELIKMVGGAPVVVKLLEGTQGVGVVLAETTNAAESLINAFKSLKANILVQEFVKEADGKDIRCFVIDDKVVASMQRIAPVGDFRANIHRGGAATEVKITAEERKIAIQSAKIVGLKVAGVDIIRSASGPKVLEINSSPGLEGIESTTGEDIAGMMIQCIERAVAKKKEKAE; from the coding sequence ATGCTCATCACGCAAAAACTCATCATCGGCAAAGAAGAATGGTGCGCCCTGCCGGAGCTGCACCTGCCCGCCGTCAAAGCCCGCATCGATTCGGGCGCACGCACCAGCGCGCTGCATGCGGAGAATATCCATATCTACACCTCGCGCGGCGAAAAATGGGTGCGGTTCGACATTAACCCCATCCAGAAAGACCGCAAAATCACCGTCCAGTGCCGCGCCCCGCTGGTCGATGAGCGCGACGTCAAATCCTCCTCCGGCCACACCGAGCGCCGCGCCGTAATCGAGACCTCGGTGCGCATCGGCACCGTCGTCCAGACCATCCAGCTCACCCTCACCAACCGCGACGCGCTGGGCTACCGCATGCTGCTTGGCCGCGAAGCGATGCAGGGCCGCATGCTGATCGACCCGGAAAAATCCTTCACCCAGGGCATGCTATCAGATATCGAAGCCCGCCATTTCTACCGCGAGGATATCGCCACCGAAAATGGCGGCCTGCGCATCGCCGTGCTCGCCTCCGACCGCGAGCTGTATTCCAACAAACGCATCATGGATGCCGGGCGCGAGCGCGGCCACACCATGCGTTTCATCAACATCCAGCATTGCTACATGAACGTCAGCATGGATGATCCCGAAATCCATTACCGCGGCGGCGAAATCCTCAGCCAGTTCGATGCCGTGATCCCGCGCATCCGCCCGGCCATCACCTTCTATGGCTGCGCTGTGCTGCGCCAGTTCGAGATCAGCAACGCCTATTGCCTCAACGGCGCCGTCGGCATCACCCGCAGCCGCGACAAGCTGCGCACGCTGCAAATGCTCGCCCAGAAATCCATCCCCATGCCCGTCACCTCCTTCGCCCATTCGCCGCAGGAAACATCGGAGCTTATTAAAATGGTCGGCGGCGCGCCGGTCGTCGTTAAACTGCTCGAAGGCACGCAAGGGGTCGGCGTCGTTCTTGCCGAAACCACCAACGCCGCCGAATCGCTTATCAACGCCTTCAAATCCCTGAAAGCCAACATCCTCGTTCAGGAATTCGTCAAGGAAGCCGATGGCAAAGATATCCGCTGTTTCGTGATCGACGATAAGGTCGTCGCCTCCATGCAGCGCATCGCGCCGGTGGGTGATTTCCGCGCCAACATCCATCGCGGCGGTGCGGCAACCGAAGTGAAAATCACCGCCGAGGAACGCAAGATCGCCATCCAGTCCGCCAAAATCGTGGGCCTCAAAGTGGCGGGGGTCGATATCATTCGCTCCGCCTCCGGCCCCAAAGTGCTCGAAATCAACTCCTCCCCCGGCCTTGAGGGCATCGAATCCACCACCGGCGAAGACATCGCGGGCATGATGATCCAGTGCATCGAGCGCGCCGTCGCCAAAAAGAAGGAAAAAGCGGAGTAA
- a CDS encoding OmpA family protein: protein MRLSTLAAAGLLALSLAAPAVAASLDDAAYDKNNSPVIDTRGNCVRTIWQDKNDPCAPPAPKPVAVAAPRPAPVVVAPVPVISTEQRTIYFEFNKAGLTAESTAKLDQLATVINDSTAITNVTIHGYTDQIGTASYNDALATKRSLAVKSYLDSKSRLKADNGDIRGLGKSAPEAACSAIKKRADKISCMAKERRVEVEFNAQK from the coding sequence ATGCGCCTTTCTACCCTCGCCGCTGCCGGCCTGCTCGCCCTCAGCCTCGCCGCCCCCGCCGTCGCCGCATCGCTGGATGACGCCGCCTACGACAAAAATAACAGCCCCGTGATCGACACGCGCGGCAATTGCGTCCGCACCATCTGGCAGGATAAAAACGATCCGTGCGCTCCCCCAGCACCAAAACCTGTCGCCGTCGCAGCTCCCCGCCCGGCCCCAGTCGTGGTCGCCCCTGTTCCCGTCATCTCGACCGAACAGCGCACCATCTATTTCGAGTTCAACAAAGCCGGGCTGACCGCTGAGTCGACCGCGAAGCTGGATCAATTGGCCACCGTCATCAACGATTCCACCGCCATTACCAACGTCACCATCCATGGCTACACCGACCAGATCGGCACCGCGTCATATAACGACGCGCTGGCCACCAAGCGTTCGCTTGCTGTCAAATCCTACCTCGACAGCAAATCGCGCCTGAAAGCCGATAACGGCGACATCCGCGGCCTGGGCAAATCCGCTCCGGAAGCCGCTTGCTCCGCCATCAAAAAGCGCGCCGACAAAATCAGCTGCATGGCCAAAGAGCGCCGCGTAGAAGTCGAGTTCAACGCACAGAAATAG
- a CDS encoding response regulator transcription factor, producing the protein MRILVVEDDAEVNHYITKSLREQGHTVDAAVDGRTGLTLATDNSYDVLLLDRMLPALDGLTLLKTLRAAGNATPALILSALGDVDDRVEGLKSGGDDYLVKPFAFIELMARLEVIARRGQPTNHSEIVLQSNGITVDLLSRKVTRDGETILLQAREFRLLEFLLRHKNKVVTRAMLLEHVWEYHFDPQTNVIDVHISRLRQKIDRDPAHSLITTIRGEGYTIADDKPAAA; encoded by the coding sequence ATGCGCATCCTCGTCGTCGAGGACGATGCGGAGGTGAACCACTACATTACCAAATCCCTGCGCGAGCAAGGCCACACGGTCGATGCCGCCGTCGATGGAAGAACAGGCCTCACCCTCGCCACCGACAATAGCTATGACGTGCTGCTGCTCGACCGCATGCTGCCCGCGCTCGATGGGCTGACCCTGCTGAAAACCCTGCGTGCCGCGGGCAATGCCACCCCCGCCCTCATCCTCAGCGCGCTGGGCGATGTGGATGACCGCGTCGAAGGCCTCAAATCCGGCGGCGACGACTACCTCGTCAAACCCTTCGCCTTCATCGAACTGATGGCCCGGCTCGAAGTGATCGCCCGCCGCGGCCAACCCACCAACCACAGCGAAATCGTGCTCCAAAGCAACGGCATCACGGTCGATCTGCTCTCGCGCAAAGTCACCCGCGATGGCGAGACCATCCTGCTGCAAGCCCGCGAGTTCCGCCTGCTGGAGTTCCTGCTGCGCCACAAAAACAAGGTCGTCACCCGCGCCATGCTGCTTGAACATGTGTGGGAATACCATTTCGACCCCCAAACCAACGTGATCGACGTCCATATCTCGCGCCTGCGCCAGAAAATCGACCGCGACCCGGCCCATTCCCTCATCACCACCATTCGCGGCGAGGGCTACACCATCGCCGATGACAAACCGGCCGCGGCCTAA
- a CDS encoding HAMP domain-containing sensor histidine kinase: MKRIQLFEASATKLALFFSALLSVSLVLLSIEIYAITHGETINPLYSYLTLFLVVVICIGLFIISFYVTKRINTIAETADRIITTRDLTQRIPIDSRWDDLSKLSSVLNLMLEDIEQLVDGVRQVSDNIAHDLRTPLTRLRNHIETMRTDRAASSQSEEFSQLIVECDALLTTFNALLRIANIEAGKRHTAFGVLNLACVVHDLIELYEPVAAEHDIQLQFVSEPTSMVGDKDLLFQAAANLLDNAIKYTPPGGLITIAVKRTDTGATLSVTDTGHGIRDEHKQQVFRRFYRVEGCRSRPGSGLGLSLVAAVVKLHQGTITLTDNQPNGLVVTVTL; this comes from the coding sequence ATGAAGCGCATCCAACTGTTTGAAGCCTCCGCGACCAAGCTGGCGCTTTTTTTCTCGGCGCTGCTGAGCGTTTCACTCGTTCTTCTATCGATTGAGATTTACGCGATAACCCACGGGGAAACCATTAATCCGCTTTATTCCTACCTCACCTTATTCCTCGTGGTGGTGATCTGCATCGGTCTGTTCATCATCAGTTTCTACGTCACCAAGCGCATCAACACCATCGCCGAAACCGCCGACCGCATCATCACCACCCGCGACCTGACCCAGCGCATCCCCATCGATTCGCGTTGGGATGATCTCAGCAAACTCTCCAGCGTCCTCAACCTGATGCTGGAGGATATCGAGCAGCTGGTCGATGGCGTGCGCCAGGTGTCCGATAACATCGCCCATGATTTGCGCACCCCCCTCACCCGCCTGCGCAACCATATTGAAACCATGCGCACCGACCGCGCCGCCTCCAGCCAGTCCGAAGAATTCAGCCAGCTGATCGTCGAGTGCGACGCGCTGCTCACCACCTTCAACGCCCTGCTGCGCATCGCCAATATCGAAGCGGGCAAGCGCCACACCGCCTTTGGCGTGCTCAACCTCGCCTGCGTGGTGCATGATTTGATCGAGCTGTATGAACCCGTCGCTGCCGAGCATGATATCCAGCTGCAATTTGTCAGCGAGCCCACCAGCATGGTCGGCGATAAGGATCTACTGTTTCAGGCCGCCGCCAATTTGCTCGATAATGCGATCAAATACACCCCGCCCGGCGGCCTCATCACCATCGCCGTCAAACGCACCGACACCGGCGCGACGCTGAGTGTCACCGATACCGGTCACGGCATCCGTGACGAACATAAACAGCAGGTCTTCCGCCGCTTTTACCGCGTTGAGGGCTGCCGCAGCCGCCCCGGCTCAGGCCTTGGCCTCAGCCTCGTCGCCGCCGTCGTTAAGCTCCACCAGGGCACCATCACCCTCACCGACAACCAGCCAAACGGGCTAGTGGTAACGGTGACGCTATAA